From the Burkholderia ubonensis subsp. mesacidophila genome, the window GGCGCGACTTCGCGTTCACGGCCGCCGACTTCGCGCGCATCCGCACGCTGATCCACCAGCGCGCGGGGATTTCGCTGTCCGAGCACAAGCGCGACATGGCGTACAGCCGGCTCGCGCGCCGGCTGCGCGCACGCGGTCTCGACACGTTCCGCGACTATCTCGACCAGCTCGAGCGGGAGGACGATCCCGTCGAGTGGGAGGCCTTCACCAACGCGCTGACGACGAACCTCACCGCGTTCTTCCGCGAGGCGCATCACTTCCCGATCCTCGCCGATTTCGTGAAGGGCCGCGACGCGCCGGTGTCGGTGTGGTGCTCGGCCGCGTCGACCGGCGAGGAGCCGTATTCGATCGCGATCACGCTGATCGAGGCGCTCGGCGACTCGGCGGCGCGCAGCGCGTCGATCCTCGCGACCGACCTCGACACGCAGGTGCTCGCGAAGGCCGAGGCCGGCATCTACACGTACGACCAGGTCAAGCACCTGTCGCCGGAGCGCCTGAAGCGCTTCTTCCTGAAAGGCACGGGCGCGCAGGCCGGCCGCGTGAAGGTGCGCCCGGAGCTGCGCGCGATGATCCGCTTCGAGCAGCTCAACCTGACCGATGCCGACTACGGGATCGGCAAGCCGTTCGACGCGATCTTCTGCCGCAACGTGATGATCTACTTCGACAAGCCGACGCAGGGGCAGGTGCTGTCCCGCTTCGAGCCGCTCGTGAAGCCGGGCGGCCTGCTGTTCGCCGGCCACTCGGAGAACTTCACGTACGTCACGCAGGCATTCCGGCTGCGCGGCCAGACGGTCTATGAACTGACGCGCGACACGTCGCGCCTGGCCGCGTCGGGCGGCGGCGCGCCGCGCGCGCGCCTGAGCGGGGCCGCGACGCCGGCCGTCGGGGAACGCCGATGAGTGCGCTGCCGATCGCGACCAACCGCTACTTCGACAACCACTTCGGCCTGCCGGGCGTGAAGCTGTTGCCGAACGAGTTCTATACGACCCACGACGACATGGTGCTGATGACCGTGCTCGGCTCGTGCGTGGCCGCGTGCCTGCACGATCCGTACGCGGGCATCGGCGGGATGAACCACTTCATGCTGCCCGACGACGGCGCGGACGCGTGCGCGGCCGCGTCCGAGTCGATGCGCTACGGCGCCTACGCGATGGAAGTGCTGATCAACGAAATGATCAAGGCGGGCGGCCGGCGCGAGCGCTTCGAGGCGAAGGTGTTCGGCGGCGCGGCCGTGCTCGCCGGCATGACGACGATCAACATCGGCGACCGCAATGCGGACTTCGTGCGCCGCTATCTCGCGCTGGAGCGCATCCGGATCACGGCGGAAGACCTGCAGGGCGTGCATCCTCGCAAGGTCGCGTTCATGCCGCATTCGGGGCGCGCGGCGGTGAAGAAGCTGCGCCTGCAGGTGCACGGCGTCACGGAGCGCGAAGCCGCGCTCGCGCACTCGGCGGAACGCGCCGCGCGGCCCCGCCCGCACGTCGAGCTGTTCAGCGCGCCGGCGAAGCGGCCCGCGCCGGGCCAGTCCGGTGGGGTCTCACTCGCGAAACAGCCGGGCGCGGCCCAGCCGGCGCGTGCGCGCATCGAGCTGTTCGGCGCGCGCAGCGGCGCAGGCGGCCCGTTCGCCCAGACGATATCGAAATAGCAGGAGGCAAGAACGCAGTGCAAAAGATCCAAGTATTGTGCGTCGACGATTCGGCGCTGATTCGCAGCCTGATGACCGAGATCATCAACGCCCAGCCCGACATGGAAGTGTGCGCGACCGCGCCGGATCCGCTCGTCGCGCGCGATCTCATCAAGCAGCACAATCCGGACGTCCTGACGCTCGACGTCGAAATGCCGCGCATGGATGGGCTCGACTTCCTCGAGAAGCTGATGCGCCTGCGGCCGATGCCGGTCGTGATGGTGTCGTCGCTGACCGAGCGCGGCTCGGAAATCACGCTGCGCGCGCTCGAGCTGGGCGCCGTCGACTTCGTCACGAAGCCGCGTGTCGGCATCCGCGACGGAATGCTCGACTACGCGGAGAAGCTCGCCGACAAGATCCGCGCGGCGTCGCGCGCCCGCGTCCGGCAGGCGCCGCAGCCGCAGGCCGCGGCCGCACGCGCGGCGAGCGGCCATCCGACTGCGCCGATGCTCAACAATCCGCTCGTCAGTACCGAAAAGCTGATCATCGTCGGCGCGTCGACGGGCGGCACCGAGGCGATCCGCGAAGTGCTGACGCCGCTGCCGCCGGATGCACCGGCGGTGCTGATCGCGCAGCACATGCCGCCCGGCTTCACGAAGTCGTTCGCGCAGCGCCTGAACGGCCTGTGCCGGATCGCGGTGAAGGAAGCCGAGCACGGTGAACGGGTGCTGCCCGGCCACGCGTACATCGCGCCCGGCCACGCGCACTTGCTGCTGGCCCGCAGCGGCGCGAACTACATCGCGCAGCTGTCCGACGAGCCGCCGGTCAACCGGCACCGGCCGTCGGTCGACGTGCTGTTCCGCTCGGCGGCGACGCACGCCGGCAAGAACGCGATCGGCGTGATCCTGACCGGGATGGGCCGCGACGGCGCGGCCGGCCTGCTGGAGATGAAGCGCGCGGGCGCTTACACGTTCGCGCAGGACGAGGCGAGCTGCATCGTGTTCGGGATGCCGCGCGAGGCGATCGCGCTGGGCGGCGCGGAAGAAATCGTGCCGCTCGCCGACATGAGCCGCCGCGTGATGTCGCGCCTCGCGGATCGCGTGCAGCGCGTATAAGGAATTGTGCCGGACGCGCGCTATCATGCACGCGTTTCGACGAAACGAATCTGGAAAGGAACAATGATGGACAAGAGCATGAAAATCCTGGTGGTGGACGACTTCCCGACGATGCGCCGGATTGTCCGCAACCTGCTCAAGGAACTGGGCTACACGAACGTCGACGAGGCGGAGGACGGCGCGGCCGGTCTCGCGCGGCTGCGCGGCGGCGGCTTCGACTTCGTGATCTCCGACTGGAACATGCCGAACCTCGACGGCCTCGCGATGCTGAAGGAAATCCGCGCGGACGCGACGCTCACGCACCTGCCGGTGCTGATGGTCACGGCCGAGTCGAAGAAGGAGAACATCATCGCGGCGGCGCAGGCCGGCGCGAGCGGCTATGTCGTGAAGCCGTTCACGGCGGCGGTGCTCGACGAGAAGCTGAGCAAGATCATCGAGAAGATGGCGAAGACCGGGAGCTGACGTGAACGAGCCGATCCACGCGGCGATGGCGGGCGCGGGCTTTGCCGCCGACAGCCATCCCGAAGGCGCCGACCTGGCGGCCGACCGCATCCTCGCGCGCATTGGCTCCGTCACGCGCGCGCTGCGCGACTCGATGCGCGAGCTCGGACTCGACAAGCACGTCGAGCGCGCGGCGGAAGCCGTGCCGGACGCGCGCGACCGGCTGCGCTACGTCGCGACGATGACCGAGCAGGCGGCCGAGCGCGTGCTGACCGCGATCGAGGTCGCGAAGCCGATGCAGGAGCGCATGCAGAACGAGGCCGAGGCGCTCGACGCGCGCTGGGCGCAGTGGTACGCGGCGCCGATCGAGCGCGCGGAGGTCCGCGAGCTGATGGACGACACGCGCTCGTTCCTGCGCGCGCTGCCGGACGCGACGTCCGCGACCAGCGCGCAGCTGCTCGAGATCATGCTCGCGCAGGACTTCCAGGACCTGACCGGGCAGGTGATCAAGAAGATCATGGACATGGTCTACCTGATCGAGCAGCAGCTCCTGACCGTGCTGGTCGAGAACATCGCGCCGGAGCGGCGCGAGCAGTTCGCGGCGTTCGCGGCCGAGCAGGTGATGAGCAGCACCGGCAGCCCCGAATCGCTGCTGAACGGCCCGCAGATCAACCCGGAAGGCAAGACCGACGTCGTCCAGGACCAGGCGCAGGTCGACGATCTGCTCGCAAGCCTCGGCTTCTGACCTTCCCGAGGGCGCGCCGTCCGGCGCCGCCCGCCCGGGCCTCGCGCGGCGGCCGCTCCGGCGGCTCCCCGGCGGCACGGCCCCGGGCGAATCCTCATGCGCGCCGTTGACACTTGGTTACACTCCGCAGGCATACTACGCTTCAAGCTGTATCAGAATCACCGTTCGTCGGTTTGTCTGACACGACATGACGCGATGGCGTCGCGGTTCGCACCGCGCTCGCCGTCGACAACGAGGCAAGTCCCTGGGGGGGAACGTGAACCTGAAACGTCTGGGCTGTGCCGTTGCGTGCGCGACGGCCTCGATGGGCGTGCTGTGGAGCATCCACGCGCACGCGGAACTGGGCGGCGCGCCGATGTCGCCGCCGGCGGACGATCGCACCGCCACCGTGCGCGCGCTGCAGCGCGCGATGCGCTCGGCCGACGGCTCGTCGGCGAGCGCGGCCGCCTACACCGTGCGCGAGCTCTCGGTCGCATCCGGCACCGTGATCCGCGAATACACGTCCGCCGCCGGCACCGTGTTCGGCGTCGCGTGGCGCGGCCCGACGATGCCCGATTTCGGCCAGGTGTTCGGCAGCTATCTTCCGCAGTACAAGGCCGGCGTCGAAGCGGCGCACGCGGCGCGCGGCTGGCGCGCGCCCGTGTCGGTCGACTCGAGCGCCATCGTGATCCGGACGGGCGGCCACATGGGCTCGTTCTCGGGGCAAGCCTGGCTGCCGCAGGCGCTGCCTGCCGGCGTGACCGGCAACGACATCCAGTGACCGGGAGAGTGATCTTGCGAATTTCTCGTACCTTCATTCGCTGGCTCGGCGCACTGAGCCTCGCGGCCGCCACGGCCGTACTCGTCGCCGCGTGCGGCGGCGGCGACGGCGGCGGTTCCCCGCCGCCGCCCGCGCCCACCGCGTCGAACACAGCGGTCATCACCGTGGACCGGGGCGTCGCCAACGTCATCAACATCCCGACCGTCAGCGTGACCGTCTGCGCGCCGGGCACGTCGAACTGCCAGGTCGTCAGCAACGTGCTGGTCGATACCGCGTCGTACGGGCTGCGGCTCGTCAGCGACGCGGTGCCGGGCGTGCTGGGCAACCTGCCCGTGACGACCGTGAACGGCGCGCCGCTCGCCGAGTGCGGCAAGTTCGTGTCGACCTACACGTGGGGCTCGGTGCGCACCGCCGACCTGAAGATCGGCGGCGAAATTGCCAGCTCGCTGCCGGTGCAGATCCTCGGCGACCTCGGCTCCACCAACGTCCCGACCTCGTGCACGAACAACGGCACGGCCGCCAACTCGGCGGGGGCGCTCGGCGCGAACGGCATCCTCGGCATCGGGCCGGCGCCGTTCGACTGCGGCGTGAGCTGCACGACGTCGACGTCGTCGTTGAGCAACAACTACTACGCGTGCCCGAACGGCAATGCGAGCTGCAACGTGACGCTCGTGCCGCTCGCGCAGCAGGTGGCCAATCCGGTGCAGCGTTTCGCGAGCGACAACAATGGCGTGATCGTGCAGATGCCGGGCATCTCGGCCACCGGCCAGGCGAGCGCGACGGGGCTGCTGACGTTCGGCATCGGCACGCAGTCCAACAATGCGCTGGGCGCCTCGAACGTGCTGCCGTCCACGACGACGGGCGACGTCACCGCATCGTTCCTCGGCCGTACGTTGTCGCCGGCGGCCGGTGGCGGCGCGTTCTTCGATACGGGTTCCAACGCCTATTTCTTCGACGACACGCAGACTCGCTGCACGCGCAATACCCCGTTCTACTGTCCGTCGGGGACCGTGAACTATACGGCGACGCTCACGGGCCAGAACGGTGCGCAGGCGATGGTGACCATGCCGGTCGCGAATGCGGATGCGCTGTTCGCGAACCCGTCGACGTTCGCGTTCAACGATATCGGCGGGCCTTTCGGCTCCGCGCCGGTCACGAACCCGGCGCCATGGCTCGATATCGGCCTGCCGCATTTCTACGGCAAAACGATCTACTTCGGGATGGACCTGCGCGGCAGCGGCGGCGCCGCACCCTACGTCGCATTCTGAGCGGCGGCGGGCGGACCGCATGACAAAGGGGGGCGAGCGATCGCCCCCTTTTTTTTATTGAGCCGGGGGCGGTCGATTTTGTCTGCTGTTATTTAAAAATAACGCGGCATGATGCGTGACGGTTATCGCGCGGACGGCCGGCCGCATAAAATCGCTTAAATCCGACGAAATTCCACCTATACTTTTCGCGTGGTTTCCGGGGTCGTTGATTAGGGCCTGTTCACGCTAATAACGGGCTTGCGAACGTACCTTGCCGGTCGC encodes:
- a CDS encoding protein-glutamate methylesterase/protein-glutamine glutaminase, which encodes MTEIINAQPDMEVCATAPDPLVARDLIKQHNPDVLTLDVEMPRMDGLDFLEKLMRLRPMPVVMVSSLTERGSEITLRALELGAVDFVTKPRVGIRDGMLDYAEKLADKIRAASRARVRQAPQPQAAAARAASGHPTAPMLNNPLVSTEKLIIVGASTGGTEAIREVLTPLPPDAPAVLIAQHMPPGFTKSFAQRLNGLCRIAVKEAEHGERVLPGHAYIAPGHAHLLLARSGANYIAQLSDEPPVNRHRPSVDVLFRSAATHAGKNAIGVILTGMGRDGAAGLLEMKRAGAYTFAQDEASCIVFGMPREAIALGGAEEIVPLADMSRRVMSRLADRVQRV
- a CDS encoding DUF3443 domain-containing protein — its product is MRISRTFIRWLGALSLAAATAVLVAACGGGDGGGSPPPPAPTASNTAVITVDRGVANVINIPTVSVTVCAPGTSNCQVVSNVLVDTASYGLRLVSDAVPGVLGNLPVTTVNGAPLAECGKFVSTYTWGSVRTADLKIGGEIASSLPVQILGDLGSTNVPTSCTNNGTAANSAGALGANGILGIGPAPFDCGVSCTTSTSSLSNNYYACPNGNASCNVTLVPLAQQVANPVQRFASDNNGVIVQMPGISATGQASATGLLTFGIGTQSNNALGASNVLPSTTTGDVTASFLGRTLSPAAGGGAFFDTGSNAYFFDDTQTRCTRNTPFYCPSGTVNYTATLTGQNGAQAMVTMPVANADALFANPSTFAFNDIGGPFGSAPVTNPAPWLDIGLPHFYGKTIYFGMDLRGSGGAAPYVAF
- the cheD gene encoding chemoreceptor glutamine deamidase CheD, giving the protein MSALPIATNRYFDNHFGLPGVKLLPNEFYTTHDDMVLMTVLGSCVAACLHDPYAGIGGMNHFMLPDDGADACAAASESMRYGAYAMEVLINEMIKAGGRRERFEAKVFGGAAVLAGMTTINIGDRNADFVRRYLALERIRITAEDLQGVHPRKVAFMPHSGRAAVKKLRLQVHGVTEREAALAHSAERAARPRPHVELFSAPAKRPAPGQSGGVSLAKQPGAAQPARARIELFGARSGAGGPFAQTISK
- a CDS encoding DUF2844 domain-containing protein, which translates into the protein MNLKRLGCAVACATASMGVLWSIHAHAELGGAPMSPPADDRTATVRALQRAMRSADGSSASAAAYTVRELSVASGTVIREYTSAAGTVFGVAWRGPTMPDFGQVFGSYLPQYKAGVEAAHAARGWRAPVSVDSSAIVIRTGGHMGSFSGQAWLPQALPAGVTGNDIQ
- the cheY gene encoding chemotaxis response regulator CheY, which codes for MDKSMKILVVDDFPTMRRIVRNLLKELGYTNVDEAEDGAAGLARLRGGGFDFVISDWNMPNLDGLAMLKEIRADATLTHLPVLMVTAESKKENIIAAAQAGASGYVVKPFTAAVLDEKLSKIIEKMAKTGS
- a CDS encoding CheR family methyltransferase; translated protein: MLTARAPHRAEPQDASPRAGEAGRDFAFTAADFARIRTLIHQRAGISLSEHKRDMAYSRLARRLRARGLDTFRDYLDQLEREDDPVEWEAFTNALTTNLTAFFREAHHFPILADFVKGRDAPVSVWCSAASTGEEPYSIAITLIEALGDSAARSASILATDLDTQVLAKAEAGIYTYDQVKHLSPERLKRFFLKGTGAQAGRVKVRPELRAMIRFEQLNLTDADYGIGKPFDAIFCRNVMIYFDKPTQGQVLSRFEPLVKPGGLLFAGHSENFTYVTQAFRLRGQTVYELTRDTSRLAASGGGAPRARLSGAATPAVGERR
- the cheZ gene encoding protein phosphatase CheZ; the protein is MNEPIHAAMAGAGFAADSHPEGADLAADRILARIGSVTRALRDSMRELGLDKHVERAAEAVPDARDRLRYVATMTEQAAERVLTAIEVAKPMQERMQNEAEALDARWAQWYAAPIERAEVRELMDDTRSFLRALPDATSATSAQLLEIMLAQDFQDLTGQVIKKIMDMVYLIEQQLLTVLVENIAPERREQFAAFAAEQVMSSTGSPESLLNGPQINPEGKTDVVQDQAQVDDLLASLGF